The Rhododendron vialii isolate Sample 1 chromosome 1a, ASM3025357v1 region CAATAGTTGCACATTACCGTGACGAAACCCAgaagttttttttccaaacagtAGCACTAGCAGGTCGTAAACATTGCTCAATTCGATGCTATTTATGTCCTATATACGTTTTCCCTCCCAATTTAATTCACTTTTAGAatttcgtgccacttttcaattgattatatcttataatttgtaatgttttagataattttgaaaacattatattatagaacaaatcgagatttatcaaacaaaatctttattgaatataaaattcattacccatttaaagatataactagtttttttatctagttagaatagaactggaacaagtaaattgggacggaagtaGTTTCATTTGACACCGTTATTTAGTCCCAATGTGAaattttcttcctcttcattTTAGTAAGTAGCATAACAATTCAGTTTAGGATGGCACTGGAAAATGTTTGTGGAAGAATACTTTTTATTCAGACAGACACGGTTGCCTTAGGTGAGGGTTTTAACTTGTAATGGAGCAATTTATAAGTGCCAACTCCATATGAAAAAGGGTAGGTAGACTATGATCTCTTACCTAGTCACATGACATATTCTTTGTTAGAGTACATATATGTCTTTGATACAAATCTCCATATACATATGCTGCAACCACAATTCATGAAATCAAGTAATCTAGCTGCTGCTGGATATGTACATTGTAGAGTGAGTTGATTGGATAGAAGCCAGAGAGCATGCAACGGATTCCAGTGATTCAGTAGGGGCAACCCCAGCAGCCTTGGAGCAAATGAAGCGGTAAAAACCGGACCATGAATCCGAGGTTACTAATTGTTTCCAGTGTGTAAGATGCGAGAACATgaagaaaaatgcaaataataaaaagaagaagctttCAGCTAAAATAACATGATACATCAACTAGTGTTAACCACAATGTCTGCTAAAAAACACACTAAAACAGGGGAAATTATGAAAAAGAGCAACATTTTTCAGAACCACCATCAACTACTTGCCTCCAATGGCGCAATTTTTACGACAAATATGAGAAACGTTTTCTTAGTTAGGACACAGGATGATTTAAGGCAAGACACGGGAAGCTGTAGCCTGAAGTCCAAAATTTGGGAAGTTTAACCTTTAAGGTTTTGCCTCGTCATCATCCTCTTCGATCTTAGGAGCCAAGTAGAACCTGATATAACCCATTTCCGCAATCTTGTACTCAACCACAACTGGTAGCTCGGAAGATAAGCTTAATGTGACTGTGCTTGACAATGGGGTTGCCTTTGTGAAGGAGTTCATGTATCTTAGAGCAAATGTAAGTGATACTGGCTCATTCATCTCTATGATTGTAGCTTCTTCAGGCTGCAAATTGCAACACGAAATAGCCCATGTCAACCGATTAGTATATTGCACACTAGACCAAATATATCCAACTcatccatgaatgaaaaccACAACGACAATACagttaatgacaaaaataaggGGATAATGTACGTTTCCAGTACTATCCCATGTCAAACATCTAGCCCCTTTGCACATATACATGCGTAAAATCCCATTTTCAATGCAATTCTTCATGAAACTAAGAGGATAACAAATGTTTCTCATAATATCCCATGTCCCCCATTTAGGACATAGCTCATATCCATGTGAAAATACCATTACAAGTCAATTCATCAGGAACTGAAGACAGTTCAACAACTAGATTCTGTTGACAGTAACACCTTAAATGTATAACCAGAAAACATACCTTGTCTACCGTGGTATTCTGGCGACAAACAACATTTGCAGTCCCAATATCACCTCTTGTAGAGAACCTGACACCTTCCTTTGTCACAGATATCACAACTGCGCACATCCACCAAATGCTCAGAAGTTTGCACAACCAACAATGAACTAAATTACAgaatatataaaaacataatCATCAGTGGATAGATTAAAACACTACCAGTGTCACCAATACTGCTAAGATCTTTACAAATCCTGGCAAATTCTGATGAGGGCATCCGGACAATAGCATGGTAGTCGGCTTCCGGAATTCCAAGATGCTCACTATCGATGTCCATCAACTTCATCTCAAAATCGGCAATCTTATCTTGAGCTGTAAGGCATTGTCCATACAATAAGAGCACAAACAAGAAACGGGCACAAGACTAAAAAAATCAGAGTCCAAAGGAAGgacaaataacaaaaacacaaaatcccaaaactccTTACCCAGAATAGGAGATACACAAGCTTGGCCACATATGAGTAACCAAAAtaaattagtaaaataatctCATGAGCATTTATCTTTCAATTGCCCT contains the following coding sequences:
- the LOC131316943 gene encoding proliferating cell nuclear antigen isoform X1, coding for MLELRLVQGSLLKKVLESIKDLVNDANFDCSATGFSLQAMDSSHVALVALLLRSEGFEHYRCDRNISMGINLNNMAKMLKCAGNDDIITLKADDGSDTVTFMFESPTQDKIADFEMKLMDIDSEHLGIPEADYHAIVRMPSSEFARICKDLSSIGDTVVISVTKEGVRFSTRGDIGTANVVCRQNTTVDKPEEATIIEMNEPVSLTFALRYMNSFTKATPLSSTVTLSLSSELPVVVEYKIAEMGYIRFYLAPKIEEDDDEAKP
- the LOC131316943 gene encoding proliferating cell nuclear antigen isoform X2 — encoded protein: MLELRLVQGSLLKKVLESIKDLVNDANFDCSATGFSLQAMDSSHVALVALLLRSEGFEHYRCDRNISMGINLNNMAKMLKCAGNDDIITLKADDGSDTVTFMFESPIVISVTKEGVRFSTRGDIGTANVVCRQNTTVDKPEEATIIEMNEPVSLTFALRYMNSFTKATPLSSTVTLSLSSELPVVVEYKIAEMGYIRFYLAPKIEEDDDEAKP